In one Gracilinanus agilis isolate LMUSP501 chromosome 6, AgileGrace, whole genome shotgun sequence genomic region, the following are encoded:
- the LOC123251612 gene encoding olfactory receptor 5D18-like yields the protein MVTTVKNQNASVIFILLGFSDYPNLKVPLFLMFLSIYLVTVVGNLGMIVIIQINSKLHTPMYFFLRHLSFVDFCYSTGVTPKLLENLVVEDRTITIEGCITQFFFTATFVVTETFLLAVMAYDRFVAICNPLLYAITMSHKLMSLLVAAAYSWGIISSLIFTYSLLVLSFCGTNVINNFLCEYSVILSVSCSDKHFSEIILFIVANFNALCTLIIILTSYICIFITILKMPSASGRHKAFSTCASHLTAVTIFYGTILFLYCIPNSKSSWLIVRVTSVFYTVVIPMLNPLIYSLRNKDVKETLSNLINVKKL from the coding sequence ATGGTAACTACTGTGAAGAATCAGAATGCTTCAGTCATATTCATCCTATTAGGGTTTTCTGATTATCCCAACCTCAAAGTTCCTCTTTTTCTCATGTTCTTGTCCATCTACTTGGTAACTGTGGTGGGGAATCTGGGCATGATTGTAATCATCCAGATAAACTCCAAACTCCATACTCCCATGTACTTTTTCCTCCGTCATTTATCCTTTGTGGATTTCTGTTATTCCACTGGAGTAACACCCAAACTATTAGAAAACTTAGTTGTGGAAGATAGAACTATAACCATTGAAGGTTGCATCACACAATTCTTTTTTACTGCTACCTTTGTGGTGACAGAGACATTCCTACTAGCAGTGATGGCCTATGACCGTTTTGTGGCCATTTGCAATCCCTTGCTCTATGCCATTACCATGTCACATAAACTTATGAGCCTTTTGGTGGCTGCAGCCTATTCATGGGGTATAATTTCTTCTCTGATATTTACCTACTCTCTCCTTGTGTTATCATTTTGTGGCACTAATGTTATTAATAATTTTCTCTGTGAATattctgtcattctctcagtctCTTGCTCTGATAAACACTTTAGTGAAATAATACTTTTTATTGTTGCTAATTTTAATGCACTTTGCACTCTCATCATTATCCTTACAtcctatatatgtatttttatcacCATCCTGAAAATGCCTTCAGCAAGTGGGAGACACAAGGCTTTCTCCACCTGTGCCTCCCACCTGACAGCTGTTACCATTTTCTATGGAACTATTCTCTTCCTATACTGTATTCCTAATTCCAAAAGCTCATGGCTAATAGTTAGAGTGACCTCAGTTTTTTATACTGTGGTAATCCCCATGCTGAATCCACTAATTTATAGCCtgagaaataaagatgtaaaagaAACTCTCAGtaacttaataaatgtcaaaaaactTTAG